One Thermoanaerobacter pseudethanolicus ATCC 33223 genomic window, ACGGGTATTCCTGTCCTTTCGTATATCATGTCACCAAATAATACTAGTGAACCCATGTCAACAAGAAGTAATACGCCTCTTCCTTTGTCAACTCTTTTTACAATATTAGTTAAATTATTTAACGCAACTTCTGGTTTTTGATCAAGTGGCATATTGTACCCAATTACATAATTGTCACCTAAAAGCCTATTGGAAACCTCCGCGATTGAAGTAGCAGCGGCTTCTCCATGCATTGCAACAATAATGCCTACCCTTTCGTCTTTTTCCTTTGTTTCTTCGTCAAGGCATAAAAACATTGTAACAAAACCTACTTCATCATCAGGTACTTTTATGTTAAACTCTTTTTGGACCCTTTCTCTCAAAACATTTGCCACTTCAAATTCTTTCTCATACACCTTCTTTATATTTTCCAGCTGATGATTTACAATGTCTTTGCCACTTAGTATTCTTTCGACAGAACTGGCTACATGCATAGAAAGGCCGTATAAAGTTTTCTCACTGAAGGGCCTTTTTAACTTTTTGCTGGCATAATTCAAAAAATCGTTTACTATATCAACAATCTTTTTATCTACTACTTTATATAATTCCTCCAAATTATTTTTATCCAGATTTAAGAGATACTTTTTCAAATATGTTTCTATATCAATGCTCATGATGAGTTTTATATCACTTTCGTTAAGTCCTTTTTGCTCCAAAGCTTTCCTTTTTTCCTCTAATGCCTCATAAAAATTGAATATCTGATTATTCTGTTGAATAACAGGAGTAGCATTATCGGCTGAAAACTTTATTATATCTCCTGTAATAAATTTATCAATCTCATCTTTTGACTCTTTATACCTAAACAATCCTCTTCTGACATACTCAGGTAAATCTTCAGTATGCACGCATACTCCTTTATCCCTTTTCATCATGTATCCGAGGTAAGCTTTTGCAATTGAAAGTTTTATATCACTTTTTAGTTGACCTATATTATTGGGGCAGTCATAAAGCAATAGTGCTTTTAGAGCATTTGAAGTGATCATAATATCAGTGTTAATAATAGCTGCTTCCTCTCTAAAGAAACTTTTAATAAGTTCAAATCTTTCTTCATATGTTCTTTCTGCTAAAGCCGGCAATTTAATCACCATTGGTATCCGCCTTATAAAAGTCCTAAGAAGAGTAGACTCAATGTTCTCTGTTGTAGCGCATATTATTAAAACATTCGCTTTATGTTGTGTTTCAGATTCTCCAAGCCGTCTATAAAGTCCTTTATCAATCAGATAAAAAAGCATCTCTTGTCCTTCTGGTGGAAGCCTATGGACTTCATCAAGAAAAAGTATGCCACCATCTGCTTTTTCAACAAGGCCCATTCTATCCTTATCGGCACCTGTATACGCTCCTTTTTTCACTCCAAACAGTTGTGACATTAAAAGTTGCGGATTATTAGCATAGTCAGCACAGTTAAAAGTCACAAAAGGAGCGTTTCTTTTTATTCTCCCAATTTCTTTTGCGAAACTATACATGACTTCTGCAAACATGGATTTTCCAGTACCCGTCTCCCCAAGCAAAAGTGTATGAAGGCCATTAGGAGGATAAATTATAGCAGCTTTTGCTTGCTGTACGGCATTTTTAAGGCTTAAATTAGCTCCTATTATGCTGTCAAATACATCTTTCACTACCATATCACTTTCATCAGAAACCATATCAAGTTCTTTAACCTTATACAAAACTGGTTTACCTTCAACTTTTATAACTTTTCCTTCTCTAAAAAGGGTATTTAAATCGCTGGAAGCATTTGTTCTTTGTATATTAAGGGCATGTGCAATTTCCATAGCTGAAACTCCCACTACTTCTCCTCTTTCAGCCAATTGCTTATTGCACAATTCCTTTAGACAATTATAAACTTTGTCAATTCTTTTCACATCCTTCGCCCCCTTTTACGATACATTTTATCATAAAAGACAAAAAAATAATACACTTTAAAACACTTATTTTTTTATCTTTACTCGAAGTGCCCACTTAAATTTACACCCCCATTAAAAAAATGAATAAAAATAAAAGCGCCCCAATTTAGCGCTTTCAGTTCATAAGTTTTTTAATTTCTTCTATTGAAAGTTCTGTGATTTTCGCAATCTTATTAATATCCATGCCTTCTTTTAATAATTCTTTTGCAATTCTTAGGCTTTTTTCTTTAGCGCCTTTTTCTAATATCATTTTGTATGCTTCAGATTCTTCAATCCGCAACATTTCCATCACCTCCGTAAAAACTCTCTCTATAACTTCCCTGCTGTAGACTAAGCCTGATAATATCTCTGCCTTAAAAGTTATGTCTTTTTTCTTGTTTATATCTATGGGTATATTTTTTATTGCTTCTACGCACTCTTTAAGATATTTCTCTCCTTCTGTTTTTCTTCTTTCTCTGTCCATTATAGGCAAAAGAGCATATAGATCGTAATAGTCTGTTTTTGTAATGTCTAAAAATTTTATTGTCCCCACATCTATTATTTTATACCTGTAGTCCAAAATATTTTCTTCTCCTAAGTTGTAGTCTAATTTATTCTCCATCCTTAAATCATTTTTGCCCATATATATTACCAATTGATAAGGTGTTAAATTGTACTTTTCCATTATTTCAAGTGAATATCTTAGCATCCTGTACGGCATTTTATCGTCATTGTCTGATTGAAATTCTAAATGTACGGCAATATCTCCCTTTTCCGTAGTACATTTAAGTACTATGTCACTTTGTCTTTTTTCAACTTTTGTAAATTCTATGTTGAGTTCATCTGTTTTAGTATATGTAAGACCTAAAAAATAAGCCGTTATGTCGTCTGCCATATTAGAAAAAATATCTTTAATGGTAATGTCGTATTTTTGTGACATAATATTTCCTTCCTTTCATGGCTACTGTTATTATTATACCACACGATAGTAAGAAAAGAGAGGGTTTACGCTAAAATAATAGCTTCAATTTTCTGCACTTAACAACATCTTTTCCTACAATACATATAAATATTTTTTATGAACAAAATAAATATAAGAAATTTTAAAATTGGGGTGATGTTATGGCAAAGGAAAATGATAAATACACAAAACCTCCAAAGCCGGATGACCGCTCAGACAATGTAGAGAAATTACAACAGATGATACACGATACTATAGAAAATTATAGAGAAGCAGAAGATTACCTAAAATTACACGCAGAAGAACTTTCTCCTGAAGAAATAGAAAGGATTAAGCAGAAAAAC contains:
- a CDS encoding sigma 54-interacting transcriptional regulator, with amino-acid sequence MKRIDKVYNCLKELCNKQLAERGEVVGVSAMEIAHALNIQRTNASSDLNTLFREGKVIKVEGKPVLYKVKELDMVSDESDMVVKDVFDSIIGANLSLKNAVQQAKAAIIYPPNGLHTLLLGETGTGKSMFAEVMYSFAKEIGRIKRNAPFVTFNCADYANNPQLLMSQLFGVKKGAYTGADKDRMGLVEKADGGILFLDEVHRLPPEGQEMLFYLIDKGLYRRLGESETQHKANVLIICATTENIESTLLRTFIRRIPMVIKLPALAERTYEERFELIKSFFREEAAIINTDIMITSNALKALLLYDCPNNIGQLKSDIKLSIAKAYLGYMMKRDKGVCVHTEDLPEYVRRGLFRYKESKDEIDKFITGDIIKFSADNATPVIQQNNQIFNFYEALEEKRKALEQKGLNESDIKLIMSIDIETYLKKYLLNLDKNNLEELYKVVDKKIVDIVNDFLNYASKKLKRPFSEKTLYGLSMHVASSVERILSGKDIVNHQLENIKKVYEKEFEVANVLRERVQKEFNIKVPDDEVGFVTMFLCLDEETKEKDERVGIIVAMHGEAAATSIAEVSNRLLGDNYVIGYNMPLDQKPEVALNNLTNIVKRVDKGRGVLLLVDMGSLVLFGDMIYERTGIPVKTIEMVSTPMVLEAARKAILNASLDEVYDAVVNFSPYVGRIYKDSVKFEDSLKKNVIITACITGEGTAVKLKSILEKNLDLKEQDIDIIPIEIESTREFRRKLLNIKEEKNILAVVSAINPQDDSILYISTSDVFDNDKLSVLKNKIEALSQIEIIDNMKEVIRENIKIDSEKYISFFKKFYAALIREGVNLNEDITIGLILHLACVIERILQGKQLIHMKDTQEYIKNYPKEFDIIKKAIRIIEEGCNVKISDEECVNMMKIIYSL
- a CDS encoding Rpn family recombination-promoting nuclease/putative transposase, translating into MSQKYDITIKDIFSNMADDITAYFLGLTYTKTDELNIEFTKVEKRQSDIVLKCTTEKGDIAVHLEFQSDNDDKMPYRMLRYSLEIMEKYNLTPYQLVIYMGKNDLRMENKLDYNLGEENILDYRYKIIDVGTIKFLDITKTDYYDLYALLPIMDRERRKTEGEKYLKECVEAIKNIPIDINKKKDITFKAEILSGLVYSREVIERVFTEVMEMLRIEESEAYKMILEKGAKEKSLRIAKELLKEGMDINKIAKITELSIEEIKKLMN
- the tlp gene encoding small acid-soluble spore protein Tlp; this encodes MAKENDKYTKPPKPDDRSDNVEKLQQMIHDTIENYREAEDYLKLHAEELSPEEIERIKQKNKNRLTSIQNMREEIIDEVHDNDKK